Below is a window of Hyphomonas neptunium ATCC 15444 DNA.
ATCGAGCACGAGGATCACATCATGCGGGGCATCGGGATCAATTTTCTTCATGACACGGACGATCTTGCCGAGCTCTGACATCAGCTCGGCCTTGTTTTGCAGGCGCCCGGCGGTATCGACCAGCACAAGGTCCAGATCCTCGGCTTTCGCCCGCTCCACCGCGCCATAGACGAGGCCCGCCGCATCCGCGCCATGGGCGCCTGCCATAACGGGAATACCGGCGCGCTCGCCCCACACTTTAAGCTGCTCGACAGCAGCCGCGCGGAAAGTGTCCCCGGCAACCAGCAGCGCCTTGGCGCCCTGTTCCTGAAGTTTCGAAGCGATCTTGCCGATGGTGGTCGTCTTGCCTGATCCGTTGACGCCGACGAACAGAACAATGCGCGGGCGCGGGCCGTCGGAGAAATCAACCACCTGTTCGCGGGGCTTGAGGATCTCCTCGATCTCCTCGGCCAATGCGAGGCGAATTTCCTCGCCGGAGATTTCCTTGTCGAAACGCCCCTTCGCGATGCCCTTGGTGACGCGCATGGCGACGCGCGTGCCCATATCCGAGGTGATCAGCAGATCCTGCAATTCCTCAAGGGTGGCGTCATCAAGCTTGCGGCGGCCCAGCGCGGCGAGACCTTCGGTGAGCTTGGCGGTGGAGCGGGCGAGCCCTTCGCCCAGACGGCCAAAGAGGCCGGGATCATTGGCTTCGGCCTCTGCGGCGAGACGGGCGGCCTCGGCCGCTTCGGCGCGCAGACGCTCATGCTCCCGGCGGTCTTCCAGCAGTTTAAGCTCGGCGGCCGCCTTGGCGCGGACGGCTTCGTCTTCGGCTTCCTGGGCCTCGCGGCGCTGGCGCGCCTCCCAGGCCTGGTTTGCCTCGGCGACCTTGCGTTCAATCTCTGCCTTCTCGCGGGCAGCGGCTTCCTGCGCGGCGATTTCTTCCGCGCTCAATTCCGGCGCTTTCATTACCTCGCCGGCGGCTTTGGCCTCGTCGAGTTTCTTCTTCTTGCCGAACCAGAGGATCATGAAAGGGGTGTTCCCAGAAGCTGCTTGCCGTCATGGCCGGTTATCTGCACAGGCGTCATCCGTCCACCCTCCCCTGCCGCGCGACTGAGTTTGACCTGGGTGAAATCGGGTAGGCGGGCGGCGGTATCGCGTTCAATCAATGCCAGGCGCACCTGACCGAGATGGCGTTCAAAATGCCGGAGGAGCGCGGCTTCGCCCGCTGCCCGCAAACGCGCGGCGCGGTCCTTGATCAGCGGCTTTGCCAGCTGGGGCATCTTGGCTGCCGGCGTGCCGGGGCGCGGGCTGTAGGGGAAGGCATGCAGGAAGGAGAGACCGCACTCATCAATGAGGCGGAGGGAGTTTTCAAAGTGCGCCTCGGTCTCGGTCGGGAAACCGGCGATTATGTCCGCCCCCAGAGCAATGTCCGGCCGCATGGCGCGAAGACGCTCTGTAAGCTGAATGGCCTGATCGCGGCTATGGCGGCGTTTCATCCGCTTGAGGATAAGATTATCGCCATGCTGCAGCGAGAGGTGCAGATACGGCGCCACGCGCGGATCGGCGAGCGCTTCGATGAGGGCATCATCCATCTCGATCGCGTCGATGGAGGAAATTCGCAGCGCGCGGAGTTCGGGCACAAGCTTCAGGATGCGCTGGACGAGATTACCGAGCTCGGGCGTCCCTGGAAGGTCTGCGCCCCAGCTGGTGAGGTCCACGCCCGTCAGCACGACCTCATAATGCCCGCTGGCAGCGAGGGCGCGCACCTGGGCCACCACTTCCCCTGCCGGAACCGAGCGGGAGTTTCCGCGGCCATAGGGAATGATGCAGAAGGTGCAACGATGGTCGCAGCCGTTCTGGACCTGCACATAGGCCCGCGCCCGGCCTTCCATGCCGTCGATCAGATGGGCGGCGGTTTCGCGCACGCTCATGATGTCGTTGACGCGGATCTTCTCTTCCCCGCCGAGCAGGTCTGCGGGTTTCCATGTCTCGGCTTTCATCTTGTCGTGATTGCCGATGACGCGGGTAACCTCCGGCATCGCCGCGAAGGCCTCCGGGTCGGTCTGGGCGGCGCAACCGGTGACGAGGATCGGCGCGCCAGGATTGTCGCGAGCCGCCCGGCGGATGGCCTGACGGGCGCCGCGCACGGCTTCGGAGGTGACCGCGCAGGTGTTGATGATGACAGCGTCGCCCAGCCCTGCCGCATGGGCATGGCGGCGCATCACCTCGGACTCGTAGGTGTTGAGGCGGCATCCGAGCGTGATGACGGTCGGGCTGGAAGGCGGGGCGGTATCAGCCATAAGCCCCGTCAGATCGCGCCGATGAGACCCAATTGCAAGCGGATACGCCTGTTTTGCCTCAGCCGGACGCCTCAGCCCGGACCCTGGCAGGCGCCCGTGCGGTGGCCGATCATGATGATATGGCTCTGAAACTTGACCGGATCACCAGCCAGGCTGGCAAGTTCAAGATTGGCAGCGAAGCTGTCCCGGCCATGGTTGACCGTGAAGAAGGCCGAGCCCTCCAATTCAAGACCGTCAAAATCGCAGGACAGGCCGATGTCGAGCCCGAACGGATGAGAAACAGCGCCAGTTGAGACGCAACCTTCGAACATTTCGACCATGCTTTCATCAATCAGCACTTCTTCATCCAGCGACCAGCATTCATCGATCGCTGTATGCTCGGGCGGAAGGTCAATGGCTTCGCCATTGACCGAGGCATCGTAATACATGTCCTGAGTGACATACCACTGGCCCTTGTTGACGCTGATGGGCTGAGCCTCGGCGGCAGCGGTCATCAGCAGGGCCGGGATCAGAAGCAGGGGCAGGCGCATGAGACAGTCTCTCCGTAAGGCAGCAGCAAGACTGGCAGAGTGCGGCGATGCGCGGGTAGCGGCAACCCCCTGAAGGGGTCAGATTTCGGCCTCGAATTCCAGCTCTACCGGGCCGGTCATGTAGACATGATCGTCGCTTTCGCGCCAATCGATGGTGAGATCACCGCCATCGAGGATCATCCGTGCCTTGCGGCCGGTGAGCCCGGCGCGGGCGGCGCAGACCAAGGCCGCGCAGGCGCCTGTCCCGCAGGCCCTGGTGAGGCCGGCGGCGCGTTCCCAGACGCGCAGACGGATGGTTTCGCGGTCAATCACCTGGGCAAAACCGACATTCGTGCCCTTGGGAAACAGCGGGTGCCATTCCACCAGCGGGCCGATGGCCGGGATGTCATAGGCAGCAACATCCTTGACGAAGAACACCGCATGGGGATTGCCCATCGAGACCACAGCAGGCCGGGAGAGGATGGGGGCGTCTATCGGGCCGATTTTCACGTCCACGCCGCGTACATCCATTTTCTCTGACAGGGGAATGTCTTCCCAACCCATCTGCGGGGAGCCCATGTCCACGGTGATCAGCCCTTCGCCGGCGCGGGTTGCGCGCAGCATGTCGGCCTCTGTCTGGATTGTGACGCGGTCTTTGCCCGTCTCATCGAGCATCAGCAGGCCGACGCAGCGGGTGGCGTTGCCACAGGCAGAGACTTCCGAGCCATCGGAATTCCAGATGCGCATGAACACATCCTTGGTGGCGTCGCGCTCCATCGCAATCACCTGATCGGCTTTCAGGTCTGCAGCGATCTTGCGGATCTGCTCCGTCGTCGGCGTGAAGGCCGTCGAGCGCGCGTCGAATATGGCAAACGCGTTGCCTGCGCCGTTCATTTTCCAGAGCTTCATCTGCGGTTCTCTAATGCCTTTCCCCTCTCACGGGAAGCGAAAGGCCCCTGCCCCTTATTTCGGGACGCGGGCGGAAACAATCCAGCCCGCCGTCTGAATGCCCAATGCCCCAAGAAGAAGCAGTGGAATAAGCGAATGATTGAAGAGCATGCCGATGATTGCCGCCAGTATGCAGGCATAGTCCACCAGATCGCTGGACATGATCCAGCCGGCGGGCGCGCGGGCCCGGCGGATGTCGAGCAGGGTGACGTTGCGCCAGACGCGGCCCATATCCGGCGGGCCAAAGACGGGAAACAGCTGTTTTGGGTCCAGTATCCCCGTCATTTCGGAGAGATCCTGCAGACGCGCTTCGCCCATGGCCACCATCCGCTTGCGGCTGGAGGTGCCCAGCAAGCTGACAATGGCCGAGAGGATCACGCCCAGCGCAATCGCAAACTCGGTGAAGCCCGTATAAGGTGGATAGCCGCCCATCGGCTGAATATAGGGTGCCCGAGACCTTGCGCTAGCGGGCGCGTGGAATGGCAGCCCAATAGTCGAAGTCGAGCAGGACGCGCGGATCATGCTTGCCAGCCCCATCCTTGTGGATGAAGGCGCCAGGGTCAGCATCCTTCACCGCCACCAGCCTCAGGCGCAGGGCGCCGCAGGTGTCCGACAGCTCGGCCTTGGCGAGCACTTCGCTCCAGGCATAGATCGTGTCACCGGCAAAGAGCGGGTTCACATGCGTGCCCGCATTGATGGCGAGGATCTGGCCGGCATTTTCGAGGCCGTTGAAGGCCAGCGACCGGGCAATGGAGATGACCACGCCGCCATAGACGAGGCGTTTGCCGAAACGGCTGGCCTTCTGGCCATGGGCATCGAAATGGACTTTGGCGGTGTTTTGATAAAGCCGGGTGGCAATCTGGTGTTCGGCCTCCTCGACGGTCATGCCATCGACATGGCTGATCTTCTCGCCCACCTCATAATCCTCGAAGACATGGCGGCTGCCTGACTGGGCGAAGGGCCAGGCCTTCATTTCGGGGAAGCCCACAAGATCAGCGGGCGCGACAGCGGCAGGAAGCTCCGGCACAATGGCTTCAGGTGCGGGCGAAGCCTCGTCGCGCTTGTTGATCATCACCCAGCGGACATAGGAGATGACTTCCTCTCCGCGCTGGTTGACGCCCTTGGTGCGGACCCAGACCACGCCGGTCTTGCCGTTGGAGTTTTCTTTCACGCCGATCACTTCAGAGCTGGCGCGGAGTGTATCGCCCGGCTCGACCGGGCGCAGGACGCGGCCATCGGCGTAGCCGAGATTGGCGACAGCATTGAGGGAGATGTCCGGCACGGTCTTGCCGAAAACGATATGGAAAGCGTGCAGCGGATCGGCGCAGAGGCCGGGCAGGCCGGCGGCCTTGGCGAATTCGGCGGAGGAATACTGGGCGTAGCGATTACCGGTCAGCGCGCGGTAGAGGGCGATGTCGCCCTCGGTGACGGTTTGCGGCGTGGCGTGGATCAGCGTTTCGCCGGGTTTGAAATCCTCGAAGAAATTGCCGGGATTGGATTTCGTGCTGGTCGCCATGGGTCGCCTCATCTTTTGATGGGCGAGCCTTTAGCCGCTTCTGGCGGTTAACTCCAGAAGCGCTCAGGGACGCCCAGAACGGTTTCGGCGAACACCTGCAACTGGGGGCCTGCCGAAATCAAGGCGGCATTGAGCAGCGGAAGGCAGGCAAGGGCCACGGCGGCTGTGCCCAGCACGCCGGCCATCATCTGCTGGTCGCGCCGCTCGGGAAATTCCTCAAAGGCCCGGTTCCCCATGACAAGCCAGGGCAGCCCGAAGGCAGCAAAGGCCGAAAAGGCAAGGAGGAGACCGGCAGTTGAGAGGGCGATGAACAACATGGACGCTGTTATCGCCGATCAGGGCTGAGAAAGGCTCAAGCCGTTCGATCAAATTTTAACGAATCCGGCCCCGGTTGCCCTCAAATCACATGATTTCGAGCAGTTTCTCGTTCGGGCGGCCAAGCGCGGCCTTCTTGCCGTTGATGCCGATGGGGCGCTGGATGAGTTTCGGGTTGTCCGCCATGGCGGCATAAACCTCGGCGTCAGAGGCCGTCTCGGAGAGGCCAGCCGCAGCAGCATCCTTCTCGCGCAGGAAAGCGCGCGGAGATTTGGCGCCCATCTTCCTGGCGATGTCTTTCAACTCCTCACCGCTGAGGCGTTCGGCGGCGGTCATGTATTTGCGGATCTGCGGTTCAACGCCATTGGCCTTGAGCAGCTCGAGGCCTTTCTTGGACGAGCCGCAGCCGGGATTGTGGATGAGAATATAGGTCATGGTCGGGCCTCCTGAGGTTTCCTGAGACTGACTTAGGATGACCCGGCAGCATGTCGAGAGGCGTCAGGCAAGCGCCCGGATCGCCTCATCCATCTCTACCGTCCGCCGCGCTTCCTCTAGGTGGAGCAGCTCAGTCATCTTGCCGTTGACCTTCAGCACACCCTTCCCCGCATTGGCGGGGTCGGCGAAGGCTTCGATCACGGCTTTGGCCTGTTCCACATCATGATGGCTGGGCGCGAAAATGCGGTTGGCCTCTTCCAGCTGGGACGGGTGGATCAGCGTTTTGCCGTCAAAGCCGAGATCGCGGCCCTGCTCGCACTCATCGCGGAAGCCGTTTTCGTTCTTGATGTCATTGTAGACGCCATCAATCGCAACGAGGCCGTAGGCGCGGGCCGCTGCGATCGAGAGCTGGAGCGCGGTCTGGAAGGCGAGCCGGTCGGGGGTCATCCGGGCACGGTATTCCTTGGCCAGATCATTCGTGCCCATAACGAAGGTGGTGAGATGCGTTCCGATGGAAGCGGCAGCGATGTCCTTGATGTTGAGAATTGCCAGAGGCGTTTCAATCATCACCCAGAGGGCCATCGTATCGGAGGCGCCCGCTTCCTTCAGCAGGGTGCTGAGGCGCTCGATGTCGCGGTGGCCGGTGACCTTGGGCGCAAGGACGGCATGAGCGCCGGAGGTGGCGATGGCTTTGAGATCGTCATGGCCCCAGGGCGTGTCGAGACCGTTCATGCGGATGACGATTTCGCGCTTGCCATAGCCGCCGGCCTTCACCGCGGCGAGGATTGCCGCGCGGGCTTCTTCCTTGGCGTCCGGGGCAACGGCGTCTTCCAGATCCAGGATCAGCGTATCGGCGGGCAGATCGCGGGCCTTTTCCAGGGCGCGCGTGTTGGCGCCGGGCATGTAGAGGCAGGAGCGGCGGGGACGGTGCTGGGTGGACATGGCTGGGGTGACCCTTACATCTGAGGCGGTTTCAGAGGGGAGCGATGCAACGCATGGGCGGAGATGTCCAGATCAGACGGGCAAACCCGGCCGATTTCGCCGCGCTGGGCGAGGTGTTTCATGACGCCGTGCGCCATGGCGCGGACCTTTACTCCCCGGCGCAGCGGGCGGCGTGGTCCCCTGCCCCGCGCGCCGGGCGCGATTGGGATGACACGCTTTCGGGCCAGCATGTGTGGATGGCGGAAGAAAACGGCCAGGCGCTGGGCTTTCTGACGCTGAGGCCGGACGGATATATCGACCTTGCTTACATTCGCGCGGCGGCGCAGGGGCGCGGCCTGCTCGGCCGCCTGTATCGCGAGGCAGAAGACGGCGCGCGCCAGCTCGGCCTGACCCGGCTATGGACCGATGCGAGCCTGCATGCGAAGCCGCCTTTTGAAAGTGTTGGATTTGCCGTGACGCTGCCGGAAACGGTGATACGCAATGGCGAGGCCTTCAAACGGTTCCAGATGGAGAAACGGCTCAATGGCTGACGATACAGCGCCCATTTCCGGATACATCGCACCAGGCTTCGAGCCGGTGCGCGAGGCGTTCGAGGCCAACTTTGCGGGCGGCGAAGAACACGGCGCGACCTTTGCCTTGCGCATTGGCGGCGAGACCCTGGTGGATCTGCGCGGCGGCTGGGCCGACCGGGCCAAGGAGCGCGTCTGGGCAGAGGATACCGTTGTACCGATCTATTCGGCCTCCAAAGGCATCTCGGCCCTGGTGCTGGCGATGGCGGTGGAAGCCCTGCCCGCGGGTTATGAAACGCCGGTCGCCGATGTGTGGCCGGAATTTGCCGCTGAAGGCAAAGGCGAGGTGACAATCGGCCAGATGGTGAGCCATCAGGCGGGGCTGCCGGGCTTTGAAAAGGAAATTGATCCGGCGCTGTGGCTCGATCCGCCGGCCTGCGCGGCCGCGATTGCCGCCCTGGCCCCGATGTGGCCGCCGGGCAGCGCGCATGGCTATCATCCCCTGACCTGGGGCTATCTTGTGGGCGAAGTGGTGAACCGGATCACCGGGCGGACTGTGGGTGCGATCCTGAAGGAAGACATCTGCGGGCCCGCCGGCATCGACTTCCAGATTGGTCTGCCGGAGAAAGACGAGCCCCGCGTGGGCGACATGCTGCGGCCCAAGGCGCTGGCGCCGCTGGGCGAGATTACCCCGCCGCGCCGGGCGGCGTTTGTTTCCAAATGGTCCTCGCCTGACCGGGCGGGGCGCCCGTGGCGGGAAATCGAGATCCCGTCTGCCAACGGCCATGGCGCAGCGCTGGGCGTGGCGAGCCTTTATGAAGCCTATGCCCGTGGCGGCCAGATTGCCGGCGGCAAAACGCTTCTTCGCAGCGATACGCTCGACGCGCTGATCCGCCCGCGGGTGGATGGGCCGGACCTGGTGTTGCCGATGCATACGAAGTTTGGCGCGGGCATCATGATCAACAGCCATGGCAAGTTCGGGCCGAACCCGGAGACGCTTGGCCATTCCGGCTGGGGCGGGTCCATGGCGATTGCCGACCCGGCGCGGGAGCTTTCGGCAGCCTATGTGATGAACCGGCAATCGGCCTCACTGGTGGGCGACCCGCGCGCCGTGCGCCTTGTCGAAGCGGCCTATGGCTGCCTCTGATTGGAAACTGGCACGGTGATTGCAACGACAGATGCGGAAATTGGAAGGCTCCATTTCCGTCATGCACTTTACCTTTGCAGCGGCTTCCAGGCGGAGGCCGCTGTTTTCTTTGGTGGGCTCAGGCAGGCCGCGCCGTGCGCGCGAGGCGCCGGGCCTTGGCGTCGCCCATCAGGCTGTCAGCGGTGAAGACAATCAGCGCCGTCCAGATGAAGGCAAAGGCGATGGCATGGGTCATGCCGAAGCCTTCCTTGAAAACGAGTACTGCGATCAGGAACTGAATGGTGGGGCCGATATACTGCATCATCCCGATGGTGGAAAAGCGCAGGCGCTTTGTGGCCAGAGCGAAGAAAATAAGCGGCACCGCGGTGATCGGCCCGGCCGCCATCAGCATCAGGATGTCCCAGCCCCCTTCCCCCAGCCAGCGGCCGCCGGGCTGGGTGGTGGCAAACCAGACGAGCCAGCCAAGCGCCACCGGCGCCAGCAACACCACCTCCACCAGAAAGCCCGCGCGGCTGTCGATTGCCACTTTCTTGCGGATCACCGAATAGCTGGCGAAGGTGGCACACAGCGCCAGCGCCACCCATGGGATGTGCCCGAAAGCAAAGGCCATCACGCCGACGCCGATGGCGGCAATGCCGACGGCCACCCATTGGGCCGGGCGCAGCTTCTCCGAAAAGATCAGCATGCCGAACAGCACATTGACCAGCGGATTGATGTAATAGCCGAGCGAGGCCTCCATCGTGCGATCGGCATTCACCGCCCAGATATAGATCGTCCAGTTCGCGCCGATCAGCAGGCCCGACAGGGCCAGCCATTTCAGATTGCTGCCGGAGAAGGCGGCGCGCACATCTCTCCAGTTGGCCGCAATCGCGATGAAGATAATAGCTGTGGGCACCGACCAGAGGATGCGGTGGGCCAGCAGCTCCAGCGCGCCGGTATGCTGCATGGCGCGGATGTAAAGCGGCAGGCTCCCCCATACCAGATAGGAGATGACAGCAGCGGGAAAACCAAGGCGAAGGGCGGGGCTCATGGCGGCGTCCTATATGCTTGGCTGAAGCCGCGCGCCACCCGGAATTTGCGCCGCGCCATCTTCATCCCGGCAATGTGAAAAGGCCGCCCCTGCAAAGGGCGGCCTTGCCGGTTGGGCATTCTTCCCCAGGAGTTATTCGCCGAACTTGTAGCTTGCCCGGATGCCGATGGCGCGGGGCGCCCCGACATAGGTGTAGTAGGAGCGGGTATAGACCGGCCCGCCATCCACATCGGTGAGCACCTGATTAGTCAGCGCCGAGCTGACCACGCCGGTTTCATAATACTCATCCAGCAGGTTGTTGACGAACAGCGTCGCCTGCCATTTGCCTGCATCATAGACCGCCGAGACATTGGCGACGCCGTAGCTGTCGAGCGTCAGACCATTTCCGCGATCTCCCGTCCGGCTGAGAACATCACCCTGCCAGGCGTATCCGCCATTGAAGGTCAGCGTGCGGCCCGATGGCAGATCGTAGACATAGGAGCCAAAGAGCGAGAACTGGTCTTCCGGGGAGCCCGGCAACCGGTCTCCGTCCTGACCATCAAGCAGGACCGAGCCGAAACCTGGCGGAGAGATGGTGCCGACCAGACCTGGCGCGAGCGCAGTGAGCGAAGCTTCAGAATGGCTGTAGCTGCCGCGCAGGGAGAAGTCTTCCGAGACCAGCCAGTTACCGCTGACTTCTACCCCTTTGGACTCGGCGCCTTCGGCGTTCACCGTGATCGGGATGGACGCATTGATCGTGGCTGAGGTCAGCTGCGGATCGACCCATTCGACATAATAGACTGCGCCGTTCAGCGTTACGCGCCCGCCCGCGAGCGTCGACTTGAAGCCAAGTTCGTAGTTGGTCGTGGTATCGGGAAGATACTGGCTTTCATCCCGCGTCGATACATCACCCGGATTGGGACCGAATTGTTGTCCCGGCAGCAAGGCGCAGGCACCCTGCTGGTTGTCGTCGGGGTCATAAGCCGGGCAAACGCCTACGCCGTTCTGGTTCCCGATCCGGTAGCCTTCAGACAAGGTGAAGTAGCCGAGCAGGTCTTCCGTGAACTGATAGGACGTATTGAACTTGAAAAGCGTGCCCTCATCCGACTGGCTGGTGCGTTCGGTGCCATTCGGGCTGCCGGCCGCGAAATCAGACCGCAGACTGGATTCAAGCGAACTTACGCCGACCGGAAGGAAGCTCGGATCAAACAGCGGGAAATCGACATCGCTGAAGGATTCAAGATCATACTGATAATAGCGCCCGCCCACGGTGACCGACCATTTATCGGTGATGTCATAGCCGACCTCCCCGAAGAAGGCCGATTCCTCAAGCTTTGAAAAACCCTGCGAATAATATTCAAGGTCGTCGGGGCGATCAAATCCGGCAAAGTCTGCATAACCCGGTGTATACTCTGCCGAGTAACCGCCGCCTTCGAACTGGTTGTAGAACGCGCCGACAATCCAGCTGAGCGGACCTTCCGTGGTCGAAACAAGCCGCAGCTCCTGATTGATCCGGCTCTCCTGGCCCTTCTCATGAGTGAAAGCCGTAAAGGTCGGGAAGGCTTCGTAGCTGTATTCCAGTGTGATCAGCAGATCTGTCTGATCGCGCTGGCCATTGTCATTGTAACGCGAATATCCGGTGGCGGATGTAAGCTCGGCAAAGCCAAGGTCGGCGACGACTTCCAGCGCCAGAAGCTGGTTGGTGATCTCGTTTGGTTCCTCGACGCGTTTGCCGAGTTCATAATCCCCCGCCGGAACGGTTGAGCGCGCACTGGAGCCGCGGCGGCCGCCAATGTCGGACTGCTGAAGATAATAGGTCAGGGTCGTGTCGAGCCAGGGCAATGGCTCCCACAGCGCGGCCAGGCGGGCGGAAACCGTTTCTTCGCTGTCCGCATCGGTGATCCGGCGCAGGTTTGCCGCCACGTCTGCCGGATCGCTGAAATCCGGGTCCGGGTCGGACACACCTATCTCACGCACTACAAAGGGATAATCGATGAACCCCGAATCATTCTCGAAATCGATTGAACCGCGAATGGCAAAGTTTGGTGCCAGCGCCTTGTTGAAGGTGAGCCCCGCCTCATAGGAGAGCTCGTCCGCTTCGGAATATTGATAGGCTTCGGTGCGCACTTCCAGCGTATCGCCTGCAAAGTCCGGCTTCTTTGGAATGTAGCGGATAGCGCCGCCGAGCGTGCCGGCTCCATACAGCGTCCCTTGCGGCCCGAGCAGCACTTCGACACGCTCAAGGTCGTTAAGCTTCAGGTCGAGATAGACCGGCACCTCGCCGATATAGGTTGCAACCGTTCCGCCGCCATTATTGTTGCCGTCACCCGAGCCGAGACCATCGGCGTTCAGACCCCGAACAATCAGCGGGTTACCCTGACGGGCGCCGCGGTCGACGATATTGATACCGGGAACATAGGCCAGCACATCAGCCAGTTCTTCAAATCCCTGCTCCTCAATCTGCTGATCTCCCACGGCGGAGATATTCAGCGGAATATCCTGAACGCTTTCAGCGCGCCGGGTCGCCGTGACCGTTACGGCTTCGACGCGAAGCTCGCTCTCCACATCTTCTTGAGCCTGGGACGGCATCGCCAATCCCGTGACCATGACAGCAGCACTCGCTGTCATTAGCAGGTGTTTCCGGATCATCTTTGTACCTCTGATTTGTCGTTTTCTGTCCCCTCGACGTGACCAGAAACTGTGCGGGACGCGCCGGGAGCAAGTCTGGCTGCAGACACCGGTTTGATTTTTCGGAAGTGTGCAGCAAAGTGCGCCGTGATTGCCCAAAACTGATGCAGCCTCGGGAGACTGACCCTGCAGAAGACATTTTCCAGCACGAGTTTACCCGATCCCAGACTCGCGGAGGCTGCACGTCTGTTGCGAATGCGGGCGTATGCCGAAGCGCACGCGCTGTGTCTGGATGTGTTGAAGGACGCGCCCCGGACCGGAGAGGTCTACTATCTGCTTGGCCAGCTGACACTGGATCACAACAATATCGGCAAGGCAGAGGAATTGTTCTCCGTCGCCGCCAGGTTCGACCCCGGCCATGCCGGCGCGTTGGCCCAGCAGGCCCGCTGCCTGCTTGCGCTGAACCGGCGGGCCGATGCCGCGCAGGCCGCGCGCGCAGCCGCAGCTCTGGAACCAACCGATGCCTTCACCTGTGACACAATTGGCGTGGTGATGAGCCGGGCAGGTCTCCACACCGAAGCCCTGCCCTTTTATGCCGCCGCGACGGCTGCTGAGCCCGGCAATGCCGGATACCAGTATAATTATGGCGCCGCCTTGCAGTTTGCCGGCAGCATAGAGCCGGCGCGGCGGGCCTATCGGCAATGCGCTGCAGCTGACGCAAATGATACGCGCGGGTTGCCATCCCTTGTTCAGCTGACCCGTCAGACAGCGGAAGAGAATGAGATTGGCATCCTGGAGGCGATGTTCGCCAAGCATTCGGAGGACCCTGATGGCGCGCTGCGGATTGGGCATGCCCTTGCCAAGGCGCATGAGGACCTGAAGCAACCTGAAGAAGCGCTCCGCTGGCTTGCCCGCGCCAAGGCGCCCAAGCGTGGCCGTATACGTCATGATGCGGCCGCCGACGCGGCCTTGTTCAAAGCAGCGCAGCGCAGTGCGGAAAGACTTTCATTCGCGCCAGGCGCAGGGCGCAGTGGCCCGGTCTTTATTTGCGGCATGCCGCGCACGGGAACCACGCTGGTTGACCGTATTCTTTCCAGCCACAGCGCGCTGGTGCCTGCCGGAGAGCTGACCGACTTTGCGCTGTGTCTGAAACGGCTGGCACGGACGCCGTCCAATCTTGTGCTCGATCCCGAAACACTTGACGCGGCCAGCCGGGTGGATCTCTCCGCCCTCGGAGCAGACTATCTGGAGAGCGTGCGTGCGTCGCTCGGGCTTGAGGGCCGGTTCACCGACAAGATGCCG
It encodes the following:
- the mtaB gene encoding tRNA (N(6)-L-threonylcarbamoyladenosine(37)-C(2))-methylthiotransferase MtaB, coding for MADTAPPSSPTVITLGCRLNTYESEVMRRHAHAAGLGDAVIINTCAVTSEAVRGARQAIRRAARDNPGAPILVTGCAAQTDPEAFAAMPEVTRVIGNHDKMKAETWKPADLLGGEEKIRVNDIMSVRETAAHLIDGMEGRARAYVQVQNGCDHRCTFCIIPYGRGNSRSVPAGEVVAQVRALAASGHYEVVLTGVDLTSWGADLPGTPELGNLVQRILKLVPELRALRISSIDAIEMDDALIEALADPRVAPYLHLSLQHGDNLILKRMKRRHSRDQAIQLTERLRAMRPDIALGADIIAGFPTETEAHFENSLRLIDECGLSFLHAFPYSPRPGTPAAKMPQLAKPLIKDRAARLRAAGEAALLRHFERHLGQVRLALIERDTAARLPDFTQVKLSRAAGEGGRMTPVQITGHDGKQLLGTPLS
- the ftsY gene encoding signal recognition particle-docking protein FtsY, which gives rise to MILWFGKKKKLDEAKAAGEVMKAPELSAEEIAAQEAAAREKAEIERKVAEANQAWEARQRREAQEAEDEAVRAKAAAELKLLEDRREHERLRAEAAEAARLAAEAEANDPGLFGRLGEGLARSTAKLTEGLAALGRRKLDDATLEELQDLLITSDMGTRVAMRVTKGIAKGRFDKEISGEEIRLALAEEIEEILKPREQVVDFSDGPRPRIVLFVGVNGSGKTTTIGKIASKLQEQGAKALLVAGDTFRAAAVEQLKVWGERAGIPVMAGAHGADAAGLVYGAVERAKAEDLDLVLVDTAGRLQNKAELMSELGKIVRVMKKIDPDAPHDVILVLDATVGQNALSQVEAFRHTAGVTGLVMTKLDGTAKGGVLVAIAEAHDLPIHFIGIGERAEDLRPFSAEAFAKALVGIKAS
- a CDS encoding MaoC family dehydratase, translating into MATSTKSNPGNFFEDFKPGETLIHATPQTVTEGDIALYRALTGNRYAQYSSAEFAKAAGLPGLCADPLHAFHIVFGKTVPDISLNAVANLGYADGRVLRPVEPGDTLRASSEVIGVKENSNGKTGVVWVRTKGVNQRGEEVISYVRWVMINKRDEASPAPEAIVPELPAAVAPADLVGFPEMKAWPFAQSGSRHVFEDYEVGEKISHVDGMTVEEAEHQIATRLYQNTAKVHFDAHGQKASRFGKRLVYGGVVISIARSLAFNGLENAGQILAINAGTHVNPLFAGDTIYAWSEVLAKAELSDTCGALRLRLVAVKDADPGAFIHKDGAGKHDPRVLLDFDYWAAIPRAR
- a CDS encoding DUF3617 domain-containing protein, whose translation is MRLPLLLIPALLMTAAAEAQPISVNKGQWYVTQDMYYDASVNGEAIDLPPEHTAIDECWSLDEEVLIDESMVEMFEGCVSTGAVSHPFGLDIGLSCDFDGLELEGSAFFTVNHGRDSFAANLELASLAGDPVKFQSHIIMIGHRTGACQGPG
- the dapF gene encoding diaminopimelate epimerase, whose translation is MKLWKMNGAGNAFAIFDARSTAFTPTTEQIRKIAADLKADQVIAMERDATKDVFMRIWNSDGSEVSACGNATRCVGLLMLDETGKDRVTIQTEADMLRATRAGEGLITVDMGSPQMGWEDIPLSEKMDVRGVDVKIGPIDAPILSRPAVVSMGNPHAVFFVKDVAAYDIPAIGPLVEWHPLFPKGTNVGFAQVIDRETIRLRVWERAAGLTRACGTGACAALVCAARAGLTGRKARMILDGGDLTIDWRESDDHVYMTGPVELEFEAEI
- a CDS encoding ArsC/Spx/MgsR family protein, with protein sequence MTYILIHNPGCGSSKKGLELLKANGVEPQIRKYMTAAERLSGEELKDIARKMGAKSPRAFLREKDAAAAGLSETASDAEVYAAMADNPKLIQRPIGINGKKAALGRPNEKLLEIM
- a CDS encoding HpcH/HpaI aldolase/citrate lyase family protein; protein product: MSTQHRPRRSCLYMPGANTRALEKARDLPADTLILDLEDAVAPDAKEEARAAILAAVKAGGYGKREIVIRMNGLDTPWGHDDLKAIATSGAHAVLAPKVTGHRDIERLSTLLKEAGASDTMALWVMIETPLAILNIKDIAAASIGTHLTTFVMGTNDLAKEYRARMTPDRLAFQTALQLSIAAARAYGLVAIDGVYNDIKNENGFRDECEQGRDLGFDGKTLIHPSQLEEANRIFAPSHHDVEQAKAVIEAFADPANAGKGVLKVNGKMTELLHLEEARRTVEMDEAIRALA